The nucleotide sequence GTTTTTCCACTGTTGGAGCAATTGGTTCAAAATCATCATATAGTAAATGTGTATAAGGCTGTTGACAGTATAGATGATTTTGAGAACAGCCTAAACGTATTGCTTTATGAAGACCGCAATTTTAAAGATTATGATTTATTGTATTTTATTTGCGGTGGTACAGAAAATGAAATCATCGTAAACGATTATCTTTATACTTTAGAAGAAATTGCCGAACTTTTTGAAGGGAAATTAAAAGGTAAAATTCTGCATTTTGCCAACTCTAAAACCTTAAATTTAGACAGCGAAACGGCTCAATATTTTTTAGATGTCACGGGTGCAAAAGCCATCTCGGGTTATCAACATCAAAACTTCACAAGCAGTATTTTGCTCGATTATCACTTCTTGGCGCTGCACATTCATTTTACCGATGTAACCGAACTCGTAGAAGAACTTTTTCAGAAACATTACGCTTTGTGCACCAATTTAGGGTTTCACTTGTATTATTAATTTGAAAAATTGGCATTAAAATTGTACCTTTAATAAAAATAATTTTTTATGAAAAAGCATTTAAAAATAATTGCGGTTATTGGCTTAGGAATTGCTTCCTTGACTACATCTGCTATGATACCAAACACTCTTTCTATAAAAACTGAAAAACACCAAAAAGAAATTATTATTGAAGGTGTGGGCGTAACCAAAACGGTTGAAGTAACTGGCGATGAAACCATTCGTATTGAAGGAACCAATAACAAAATCACCATTATTGGCGCATGTGATTTGATTAAAATTGAAGGTGTGGATAACGTAGTAACGGTTGACGATGTGAAAACCATACAAATTGAAGGTACGGGTAATAAAGTAAACTACAAAAAGTCATCGGCAGCAGATGGCAAAGCCAAAACTTCGGTCGCAGGCGTAAACAACAAAATAACGAAAATATAAAGTATCAAAATCCGTTTTAAGATTAAAAAACGGATTTTTTATTTTGTACTTTTGAATGAAATCTACATTCCATGAAAATCATTCAATTATTTTTGCTTTCTGTGATTTCGATAATAACTTTAAGTTGTTCTACACAAAAGAAAAAATTAGAAAGCAAAAAAGTTTATCAGTCCGAAACATTAGTCATTACACAAGTTTCTCCGAATGTGTATCAGCACACTTCGTTTTTGCAAACCGAAAGTTTTGGCAATGTTCCCTGCAACGGAATGATTGTTTACAACAATAACGAAACGGTGGTTATTGATACACCCGTAAACGATGAAATTTCAGAAGAATTGATTCAATGGATTCAAAAAAACTTAAAAAGTAAAATCAATGCAATTGTTCCCACGCATTTTCACGATGATTGTTTGGGTGGATTACATGCATTTCATAAATACCGAATTTCATCAATCGGAAACGAAAAAACAATCGAAATTGCAAAAGAAAAACAACTTCCTTTTCCTTTAAAATCGTTTACAAATCAAGAACAAATAGCAGTAGGAAAGCACCTTGTAACACTTTATTTTTTTGGTGAAGGGCATACAAAAGACAATATTGTAGCTTATTATCCACATGAAAAAGCGCTGTTTGGCGGCTGCTTGATTAAAGAATTAAACGCTACAAAAGGAAATTTAGCCGATGCCAATGAAGCTGCTTGGGCAACAACAGCAACCAAATTAAAAAGCACGATTACCGATGCCGAAATAGTAATTCCGGGGCATGGTGCCGTTGGAAACAGCAACTTAATTGATTACACCATAAAATTATTCACACAGAAATAATGCAGTACGTTTACATTCACGGTTTTGGTACCACAGGCGCAAACAGCATCAAGTTCAAAAAAATTCAGGCACATGCATGGGCAAATAATGCAACAGCAATTGCATTGGAATGGAATGAACAGCAGTCGGATATTTTGGAACAACTTACATGGCAACTTGTTAACCAAATTAATTGGAACGAACCGGTTTGTTTGATTGGATCGTCAACAGGGGGAAATTTCACCTATCAACTTTTAGAACAATTTGCAGATAAAGAACTATCATTTGTATTGATAAATCCTTTGTTGAACGTAGAACAACGAAAAACAGACAATTATCTTTTTCCTATGTTGCTGGCAAATCAATTGAAAAATCCACCGGCAGATTTAGCCAACGGATTGATTCTTTTAGGAAAAAACGACGAAATTTTAGATTATCATTATACCTACGAACGTTTATTTGAATTAAACAAAATTATTGTAGGCGAATGGAATCACACTTTGAGTGATTTAGATACTGCAGAACTATTACGCTTGATTGATTCTGTTAATGAAGTGATTTAATGGAAACCACATAGAAACATAGTTTTTTATGTATAGAATACAGATGAATTTAAAAATTTTCTATGCTTCTATCTGGTAAAATTTTAATAGGCTTTTATGTAGCAAAACCTTTAGGCTTTATCATCTGCCGATGGTCCATAAACCCCAGGAACCGGGATGTCTAACAAACGCATATAAACCGTTAACTGTCCGCGATGATGCACCAAATGATTGGTAACCAAGAAACGCAACGCACCTGTTTTGGGCAACGAAACAATTACATGATCACCTGCTTTCAACGTCCAATTTTCAAAAACAACGGTTTCATCCATTTGTTCAATAATTGCCTTGTTTTTCAGAAAATCTGCTTCTAATGTTTGCAACAATTCCTCTACGGATGATAGTTTGGGTTGTTGATAATCAGTATGAAAATCAAATGTATCTTTAGTAAGCACAAAATCTACCCAATTGTGCAACTCCACAATATGATTTGCCAATACACCTAAAGTATTAGATTTTTCATGTGGTTTATAACTAAAATGTTCGTTTTTTAATCTACTGATGATGCGCTTGGTGTTTTCTTTTTCGCGTTCTAGTTCAATCAGTATTGCTTTTTTAATGCTCATTATATTTTTTGTTTTAATTGCTCACTCAAATAAACAAGGTTCCGAATCTCTAAAAAATATTGCTGTATTTCCAAAATCAATTTTTAAGTTAGAATGTTCGATTTGTTTTTTTCTATTACTTAGTTTAATCAAATAGTTTGCAAAATCGCTAAGCGTTTTTGTCTCATCAGATTCGAAATTCTGAACGTAAATTCGTTTTTTATGCTCTAAAAATTCAAATTGATAATCTAAACCATCTATAACATATTCATTTATATATTCTTTTTTGTAATCAATATGCTTAACAGTATTTATAAAACCATTGATTTTAGTTTTTTCATCATTATTCATCAAATAAAAAAAACCTTTAATTCTTGATGGATAATTATGTGAAACAAATACCGTATCCTTTGTAAACTTAAATACACTTAAATTTTGCATTCCTGAATAAGCAAAAACGAATTCGCTTTGCAGCACTACCTTTTCTTCTCTTTTACAAGAAGAAAAAGATATTATAAAACAGAAAGCTATTATAATTTTCATTTTTTTAATGTGCCGAAACCATTTTTAATCCTACAATCGATCCAATCAATGTAAAAATAAAAAACATACGCCAAAAATCGGCTGGTTCCTTAAAAAACAAAATCCCCATGGTTACCGAGCCCACAGCTCCTATCCCACTCCACACCGCATAAGCTGTACCCAAAGGCAAGGTTTTACTGGCTTTTATAAGCAATGCCATACTAATAGAAACACTTATCAAAAAACCTAAATACCACGCATATTTTTCTGTTCCGGCAGCTGTATGTGCCCTGCCAATACAATAAGTAAAAGCAACTTCGAACAAACCGCCAATAATCAATAAAATCCAGTTCATTTTTAAAATCTTTAGCAATCAAAGATAGAGAATTCGGCTAAGAAAAGGGCTAAAATTTATCCGTTCAAACAATGAAAAAAAATTGTATTTTTGCACCCTATAACAATTGACACCTATTTATAGCAAAATATAATGAAACATACCAAGATTAAAGATCTTTTAGCAGGTTCAAGTCTTTTACAAGAAGTGGTGGCAAAAGGTTGGGTTCGCAGTTTTAGAAACAACCAATTCATTGCTTTGAACGACGGTTCAACCATTCACAACATTCAGTGCGTTTTAGAATTAGATGCATTTCCCGAAGAAATCATTAAACGCATTACAACTGGTGCGGCCATTAGCGTAAAAGGTACGTTGGTTGAAAGCCAAGGCAAAGGTCAGAAATACGAAATTCAAGCACATACAATGGAGATTTTAGGCGATTCAGATGCTGAAAAATATCCTATACAACCTAAAAAACACTCGTTAGAATTTTTACGTGAAAATGCTCATTTGCGTATTCGTACCAATATGTTTGGTGCCATTATGCGAGTGCGCAGCACGCTTTCTTATGCGGTGCACAAATATTTTCAAGACAATGGTTTTTTCTATGTGAACACTCCGATTGTTACGGGTTCAGATGCAGAAGGTGCGGGTGAAATGTTTCAAGTAACCTCGTTGCCATTAGACGGTTCTGCTCCAAGAAATGAAGACGGAAGCATCAATTATAAAGAAGACTTTTTTGGAAAACACACCAATTTAACTGTTTCTGGACAGCTCGAAGCAGAAACATACGCCATGGCTTTGGGGCAAGTTTATACATTTGGACCCACTTTTCGCGCGGAAAACTCGAACACATCGCGCCATTTGGCTGAGTTTTGGATGATTGAACCAGAGGTTGCATTTAACAATTTAGACGACAACATGGATTTGGCGGAAGATTTCATCAAATTTGTGATTAAATACACTTTGGAAAAGTGCGAAGACGATTTAAAATTGTTGGAAACCCGATTGATTGAAGAAGAAAAATCGAAACCACAGGCAGAACGCTCTGAAATGCGTTTAATTGAAAAACTACAATTTGTTTTAGAGAATAATTTTAAACGCGTTTCTTATACCGAAGCAATTGATATTTTAAAAGCATCGAAACCCAATAAAAACAAAAAATTCCAATACATTATTGACGAATGGGGAGCCGATTTACAAAGCGAACACGAACGTTTCTTGGTTGAAAAACACTTTAAATGTCCGGTGATTTTGTTTGATTATCCAGCTAAAATCAAAGCTTTTTACATGCGTTTGAATGAAGACGGAAAAACCGTTCGCGCAATGGATATTTTATTCCCTGGCATTGGTGAAATTGTAGGCGGATCACAACGTGAAGAACGCTATGAGGTGTTGGTAGAAAAAATGCAGGCACTAAACATTCCCGAAGAAGAATTGTGGTGGTATCTGGATACCCGCAAATTTGGATCGGCAGTGCACTCTGGGTTTGGTTTAGGTTTTGAACGTTTGGTATTGTTCGTAACTGGTATGACTAATATTCGCGACGTGATTCCATTCCCAAGAACACCGCAAAACGCAGAGTTTTAAATCATAAAAAACGTTCAAGCTTAAAAAAAGTTTGAGCGTTTTTTTATTAACTTACCATTTTAAATTTTATTATAAATGATTTTACCAAAAGAACTTAAAGAAGCTATATCACATCTGTCATCAACCGAAAAAGACAAACTCATTTTTCGGTTGTTAAAAAAAGATTTAGCGTTGGCTAACCGTTTGCTTTTTGAATTAGTGAGTACAGAAACCGTTGAAGAAAAGCGAAAAAAATTAGAAGAATCATTATCTTTAGAAATAGACCGAGCGATTAAACATTTTTATTCACCTGGATATTTATCAATGGATGTGCGCTATATGAGTGGAATGATTACCGAACACGTTCAAATTACCAAAGATAAATTTGGCGATCCTTATCTAAATCTTTATCTTTTAAACAGTTTAATACCAAAACTGAATGAAAAATTAGAAACATATCCGCCACAAAAAGCAAATAAATTTTATGTTCCTGCTTTAGCCCGAATTTTTAAAATTTTGATGAATATTGCAAAATTTCACGAAGATGAACAGTACGAATTCACTGAAAGCTTAAACCAATTAGGAAGCTATATCGGCGAAAACCCCGGTTTTATGAATGCAGCCATCAATAACGGGCTCGACGTTAATTGGCTAATACACGCTGAAATACCAAAAGATATTGTTGCTATCCACAAAAATATACGTGAGATGGGGTTCTTAAGATAAGAATAAAAAAACAATTTTTTACAACCCTTTAAGTTTGACACAAGACTAATTATTTGTTATTTTTGATGAAATTAGTTCGTGTCAAACTTTTTTTATTAATAAAGTGATAGGAGGCATTATAAATGTTAAAGCAAAACTTACAATTAAAATTATCGCAGAAATTATCGCCGCAGCAAATTCAGTTAATGAAACTGATTCAATTGCCCACGCTTGCTTTTGAACAACGCTTAAAAGAAGAGTTGGTAGAAAATCCTGCCTTAGAATCGGGCAAAGAAGAAACCAACGAAGCCGATGATTTTCAGGATAATTCAGATGAATTTGATGAATTCGACAATGAGCATATCGACACAGATGACATCAATATCGATGATTATTTAAGCGATGATGAAATTCCTGATTATAAATTAAAAAGCAATAATTACAGCGACGACGATGACGATACGTTCATGCCTATCGAAGCACAAATTAGTTTTCATCAAAGTTTAATTGAGCAACTAAACACGTTTATTTTAACCGACGAACAACGAATTATTGCCGAGTTCTTGATAGGTAGCATGGACGATATGGGCTATATTCGCCGCGATATTCAAGATATTGTAGATGATATGGCATTCACCCAAGGCATTTACGCCAGTGAAGAACAAGTGCAGCAAATTCTTGAAAACATTATTCACGAATTGGAACCAAGCGGCGTGGGTGCACGCGATTTGCAAGAGTGTTTATCACTACAGTTGCAAAGCAAAACGCCCAATGAATCGATCGATTTGGCTAAAGATATTATTGAAAATCAATTTGAGGCTTTCACCAAAAAACATTACGATAAATTGTTGCAAAAATACAATGTAACCCAATCGCAACTTCGAAAAGCTATTGATGAAATTGAAAAATTAAACCCTAAACCAGGCGGAAGTTTTTCGGGCAGTTCAAGAGCAATTGAACATATTATTCCCGATTTTACCGTGAAGGTTGATGATGGCGAAATTGAACTATTGCTCAACAGCCGAAATGCTCCCGAATTGCACGTTTCAAAAGACTATCAGGAAATGTTGCAAACCTATAAAGAAACCAATCAAAAATCAAGCGCACAAAAAGATGCTGTGCAATTCATTAAACAAAAGTTAGACGGTGCCAAATGGTTCATCGATGCCATTAAACAACGCCAAGAAACCCTTTTTGTGACCATGAGTGCGATTATTGAATATCAAAAAGAATATTTTTTAGACGGCGACGAAACTAAAATACGTCCGATGATTTTAAAAGATATTGCCGATATGGTGGGCTTAGACATTTCAACCATTTCGCGGGTTGCCAACAGCAAATATGTGGACACGCCTTATGGCACCAAACTGATTAAAGAGTTTTTCTCTGAAGCAATGATGAACGATCAAGGCGAAGAAGTTTCTACCATAGAAATTAAAAAGATTTTGCAAAACATTATTGAAGATGAAGACAAACAAAAACCATTGCCCGATGATAAATTGGCAGAAATGTTAAAAGAAAAAGGATACCCAATTGCCCGCCGAACGGTTGCAAAATACCGCGAACAGCTTGATATTCCGGTAGCCCGTATGCGCAAAAAAATTTAATGAAGCATGTTGCAAACATACTATCTATACTATTCCATCCTGTTTTTATTCCAACCATAATCACAGGATGTTTTTACTTCTTAAATGCCGACTTTTTTTTACCTATTGATTGTTTTGTAGCCACCGGACAAGCCTTTTTAATGACTTTTTTGCTGCCTATTTGCATTTATTTCTTTTTAAAATCGTTGGGTTTGCTGAAATCGTCGATTATGATTCGAAATGTGCGCGAACGCAGCGCACCTATTTTTGTAAACATCTTAATTATCAACGTTTTAATCTTTAAAATTTGGGCAGATGTTTCCAACAGCTCTTTAAAAGTATTTTTTATTGGCTATTGTATTTCCTACAGCATTTTGTTTTTCAGCGTGCTTTTAAAACGTAAATACAGTGTGCACGTGGCCAGTCTGTGCAGTGCCATACCGCTTTTTGTAAACCAAACCACTACTTATTACTTAAATCCGTTTTTTGTTTTACCCGTTTTATTGCTTTTAATTGGTTTAGTCGCCAGTTCGCGCTTGTTTTTAAGGGCACATACCAATGTAGAGATCATCGTTGGTGCGTTAATTGGTTTTGTGCCGTCGTTTATTTTGTTTTATAGTATGTAGCATTTGTTATTGGGGTTCTTTAAAAAATTAAAGGAACGGACTATATCCACTCCTTTATAAATTTAGTTACCATCGTAAACTACTTCCCAATTCATGGCGTTTATTTCATCTAACGTAAAACTGTAACGTTTATCGTATAAATTTTGTTCTTGAATTTCTTCCCAACTGTATTTGCTTAAAGTAGATTGTTTCTAAAAAAGACCTAAGCACTTCACTCTTTTCAAATTGATATTGAGAAATTTTAACGGATTATTCATTACATATCCGTAACGGTTGTAATTCTGTGAATTGCTTGGATCTTGTATAAAATTATCCGGTGCAAGGAAACGATGCAATTTAGGGTCATACAAGCGGGCATTCATGTTTATTAAACCAACACCTTGCAAATGTTCGTGTCCTGTGTATCCTCTTTCTAAGAACGTTAAATCTTTATTCTTCATAAGGCGGATACATGCGCATATCTTTCATCACTTCGGTAGGCGGATATGGAATATCGTAATTTAATAGCTGAATATCTTCTATACTCAAATCATAACGCTTTAATACTTTATATTCATCTATAATTGAACTCCACGTATTATTTTTAATAGTATCTGTATGAAAAATAAATATTGATAGTGTATCTGACGGTAACCCTTCAAAAACTTTTTCCCAAGGTTTCTTTGATGTAAAACTAAAGTTCTCACCTGGGATTATATCCCACACAAATTTAGTTTCTACTATTAAAGTATCAGGATAGATAGGTTTTGTTAGTAACCTGTTTTCATAAGAATTTATTCCATGATTACTCTGATTCTTTAGTAAAATGACGTATTCTTTATCAGGAAATTCACAACTTATTAAAGCTGTGATTATTACAAAATATGAGATGATTTTAAAACGATACATAATATTATTTTTTAATTTAATGGATAATAAACTCCGTCAGGATTTAAGTATTGCGACCAATCTACGAGACCCTTATAATGTTTATCAAAATACCTTCTTGCCCAACGATTAGCAGATGTTTCTGTACCGAAGTCATCATGTACATGACCTCTTTTTTCATCTTTCGCTGCACTTATTAAACTTGGTATTCCATAAGCAAAAAGATACCCAAAACCGGAACGTTCGCTTTGAAATGTGTGACCGTATTCGTGCATATATAACGGTATACTTAACATAAACTGTTCAAAACTTACATTAGATGGTATTGTTCCCTGAATATTAATATTTATAAATCCACCAAGTGAAACACCATTTCGTCTTGAAGCATTTTCATTGGTAATAAATGTTGCTCCTCCGAAATAATCAACTCTATCGACCTTACCTACCATGTTTCTGAAATGCCCTAAATTGTAACCTGCCCAACTTTGAAATCCTTCCCAAGTAGCACGACTTAAACTTTGTAGCATTCCTCCCCAAAAACCTCTATTCTCGTCAATATAAAATTTACCTGCAAAAATTCGCATACCATTATCAAAATTTGAAACTAAGCTTGCCGCTGTGGTTAAAGTACTAATAGCACTCGTTGCAAAAGCAGTGTAACCTGCAATTTTTACAAAAGTAGAAGAATATCCAAGGCCAACTACAGATTTTAATCCAAAACCTACGGTTGCACCACCTACTGCTCCAATTATAGCACCTCCAAGCATACCGTTCCAAGTACTCCCAGCACTCCAATCCCATTGAAATGGATTAAAGTTATCATTAGCGGCACTGCCTCCCAGATATGCTCCTACTACAGCTCCTACTATAACAGCCAGCCATACGATTTCACCACTTGGATCAGTAAATCTCAAAGGGTTATTCCATACATACCCATAACGATTATAGCTCTGTGAATTACTTGGGTCTTGTATAAAATTATCCGGTGCAAGGAAACGATGCAATTTAGGGTCATACAAGCGGGCATTCATGTTTATTAAACCAACACCTTGCAAATGTTCGTGTCCTGTGTATCCTCTTTCTAAGAACGTTAATTTATCCAGATTATTGTTCAAGCCGTCTTGTATTAACAATACATTACCCCAAGCATCAAAATGGCGTTTTTCTACAATAGCTCCCGTGCTGTTTGTCACAGCCAAGATACTGCCTAAATAATCACGGTGCAAATAATAAAATGCCGTAGCATTGTTTTCTTTGCGCTGCAAAATACTTGCCGAATACGGATCGCCATCTACATAGATATTCACAATGTATTTATTGGTGGTTTTATCAAAATTAACCTCTATATCGCCTGCCGGAGAATAGTAGCGTACTTTTGAAGAAGCAGCTTCA is from Paenimyroides aestuarii and encodes:
- a CDS encoding DUF6642 family protein encodes the protein MYLPNEQSKVFCLECVSAVNDTAESAVFPLLEQLVQNHHIVNVYKAVDSIDDFENSLNVLLYEDRNFKDYDLLYFICGGTENEIIVNDYLYTLEEIAELFEGKLKGKILHFANSKTLNLDSETAQYFLDVTGAKAISGYQHQNFTSSILLDYHFLALHIHFTDVTELVEELFQKHYALCTNLGFHLYY
- a CDS encoding DUF3060 domain-containing protein, with protein sequence MKKHLKIIAVIGLGIASLTTSAMIPNTLSIKTEKHQKEIIIEGVGVTKTVEVTGDETIRIEGTNNKITIIGACDLIKIEGVDNVVTVDDVKTIQIEGTGNKVNYKKSSAADGKAKTSVAGVNNKITKI
- the bla gene encoding subclass B1 metallo-beta-lactamase — protein: MKIIQLFLLSVISIITLSCSTQKKKLESKKVYQSETLVITQVSPNVYQHTSFLQTESFGNVPCNGMIVYNNNETVVIDTPVNDEISEELIQWIQKNLKSKINAIVPTHFHDDCLGGLHAFHKYRISSIGNEKTIEIAKEKQLPFPLKSFTNQEQIAVGKHLVTLYFFGEGHTKDNIVAYYPHEKALFGGCLIKELNATKGNLADANEAAWATTATKLKSTITDAEIVIPGHGAVGNSNLIDYTIKLFTQK
- a CDS encoding YqiA/YcfP family alpha/beta fold hydrolase; translated protein: MQYVYIHGFGTTGANSIKFKKIQAHAWANNATAIALEWNEQQSDILEQLTWQLVNQINWNEPVCLIGSSTGGNFTYQLLEQFADKELSFVLINPLLNVEQRKTDNYLFPMLLANQLKNPPADLANGLILLGKNDEILDYHYTYERLFELNKIIVGEWNHTLSDLDTAELLRLIDSVNEVI
- a CDS encoding DinB family protein → MSIKKAILIELEREKENTKRIISRLKNEHFSYKPHEKSNTLGVLANHIVELHNWVDFVLTKDTFDFHTDYQQPKLSSVEELLQTLEADFLKNKAIIEQMDETVVFENWTLKAGDHVIVSLPKTGALRFLVTNHLVHHRGQLTVYMRLLDIPVPGVYGPSADDKA
- a CDS encoding DMT family transporter, which translates into the protein MNWILLIIGGLFEVAFTYCIGRAHTAAGTEKYAWYLGFLISVSISMALLIKASKTLPLGTAYAVWSGIGAVGSVTMGILFFKEPADFWRMFFIFTLIGSIVGLKMVSAH
- the asnS gene encoding asparagine--tRNA ligase — encoded protein: MKHTKIKDLLAGSSLLQEVVAKGWVRSFRNNQFIALNDGSTIHNIQCVLELDAFPEEIIKRITTGAAISVKGTLVESQGKGQKYEIQAHTMEILGDSDAEKYPIQPKKHSLEFLRENAHLRIRTNMFGAIMRVRSTLSYAVHKYFQDNGFFYVNTPIVTGSDAEGAGEMFQVTSLPLDGSAPRNEDGSINYKEDFFGKHTNLTVSGQLEAETYAMALGQVYTFGPTFRAENSNTSRHLAEFWMIEPEVAFNNLDDNMDLAEDFIKFVIKYTLEKCEDDLKLLETRLIEEEKSKPQAERSEMRLIEKLQFVLENNFKRVSYTEAIDILKASKPNKNKKFQYIIDEWGADLQSEHERFLVEKHFKCPVILFDYPAKIKAFYMRLNEDGKTVRAMDILFPGIGEIVGGSQREERYEVLVEKMQALNIPEEELWWYLDTRKFGSAVHSGFGLGFERLVLFVTGMTNIRDVIPFPRTPQNAEF
- the rpoN gene encoding RNA polymerase factor sigma-54; protein product: MLKQNLQLKLSQKLSPQQIQLMKLIQLPTLAFEQRLKEELVENPALESGKEETNEADDFQDNSDEFDEFDNEHIDTDDINIDDYLSDDEIPDYKLKSNNYSDDDDDTFMPIEAQISFHQSLIEQLNTFILTDEQRIIAEFLIGSMDDMGYIRRDIQDIVDDMAFTQGIYASEEQVQQILENIIHELEPSGVGARDLQECLSLQLQSKTPNESIDLAKDIIENQFEAFTKKHYDKLLQKYNVTQSQLRKAIDEIEKLNPKPGGSFSGSSRAIEHIIPDFTVKVDDGEIELLLNSRNAPELHVSKDYQEMLQTYKETNQKSSAQKDAVQFIKQKLDGAKWFIDAIKQRQETLFVTMSAIIEYQKEYFLDGDETKIRPMILKDIADMVGLDISTISRVANSKYVDTPYGTKLIKEFFSEAMMNDQGEEVSTIEIKKILQNIIEDEDKQKPLPDDKLAEMLKEKGYPIARRTVAKYREQLDIPVARMRKKI
- a CDS encoding RHS repeat domain-containing protein, giving the protein MKNKDLTFLERGYTGHEHLQGVGLINMNARLYDPKLHRFLAPDNFIQDPSNSQNYNRYGYVMNNPLKFLNINLKRVKCLGLF